In Mycobacterium sp. JS623, one genomic interval encodes:
- a CDS encoding cytochrome P450, with protein MNSPVMQKFSYDPFDPAVMADPLSYYRVLRDEHPVYYLDKWDTFALSRFADIWDVLEISDGTFVASEGTLPAATVLGQRNHGPVPDPPLHPMPFHANFDAPIYDGVRRCTSSPLRPKSVAQLADRIRTLTNERLDELLPRGTFDLTQEYGGIVAASVVCELLGLPVDLAPEVLATVNAGSLAQPGSGVEVANARPGYLSYLVPLVQQRRVDGESSIARNLIDYRLPDGSALNDIEAATQLLGIFIGGTETVPKIVAHGLWELGRRPDQMAAVRADLNANVPVAREEMIRYCAPAQWFARTVRKPFTMHGTTIEPGQRIITLLASANRDEREYANPDDFVWDRPIERLLAFGRGQHFCLGVHLARLEIAIMVTEWLKRVDDWRVDSDSALRPPSSFQWGWNTIPVEV; from the coding sequence ATGAATTCACCTGTGATGCAAAAGTTTTCATACGATCCGTTTGACCCGGCGGTGATGGCCGACCCGCTGTCCTACTACCGGGTTTTGCGTGACGAGCATCCTGTGTACTACCTCGACAAGTGGGACACGTTTGCATTGTCGCGATTCGCCGACATCTGGGATGTCCTCGAGATCAGCGACGGCACCTTCGTAGCATCGGAAGGGACCCTGCCCGCCGCAACGGTTTTGGGACAGCGCAACCACGGTCCTGTGCCAGATCCACCGCTGCACCCGATGCCGTTCCATGCGAACTTCGACGCCCCGATCTATGACGGTGTGCGGCGGTGCACGTCGAGCCCGTTGCGGCCAAAGTCGGTGGCGCAGCTGGCCGACCGGATCCGCACGCTGACCAACGAGCGACTCGACGAGCTGTTGCCACGAGGGACATTCGATCTGACGCAGGAATACGGCGGCATCGTCGCCGCGTCGGTGGTGTGCGAATTGCTGGGTCTGCCTGTCGATCTCGCCCCCGAGGTACTGGCCACGGTCAACGCGGGCAGCCTGGCGCAACCAGGCAGCGGCGTGGAAGTCGCCAACGCCCGTCCCGGTTATCTCTCGTACCTGGTGCCCCTGGTGCAGCAGCGACGAGTCGATGGTGAATCCTCGATCGCCCGCAATCTGATCGACTACCGGCTGCCCGACGGCTCCGCCCTGAACGACATCGAGGCCGCCACCCAACTGCTCGGCATCTTCATCGGCGGAACGGAAACGGTGCCGAAAATCGTCGCGCACGGGCTATGGGAATTGGGCCGACGGCCTGACCAGATGGCGGCGGTGCGCGCCGACCTGAACGCCAATGTGCCCGTTGCCCGTGAGGAGATGATCCGTTATTGCGCACCCGCACAGTGGTTCGCCCGCACTGTTCGCAAGCCGTTCACCATGCACGGCACCACAATTGAGCCCGGCCAACGGATCATCACACTCCTCGCGTCGGCCAACCGCGACGAGCGTGAATACGCCAATCCCGACGACTTCGTCTGGGACCGCCCCATCGAACGATTGCTGGCCTTCGGCCGCGGTCAACACTTCTGCCTCGGCGTGCATCTGGCACGCCTGGAGATCGCCATCATGGTGACCGAATGGCTCAAGCGTGTCGATGACTGGCGCGTTGACAGCGACTCTGCTCTGCGACCGCCGTCGAGCTTCCAGTGGGGCTGGAACACCATCCCGGTGGAGGTCTGA
- a CDS encoding HpcH/HpaI aldolase family protein yields MTPSRLQGALAAKQQVWGGWVVGPTIIGPEEFAAAGYDYVGFDVQHGYLDDADVALLLRRLEHVPIATAVRLPSTDPAPIGRVLDAGADAVIIAMIESADQAAAAVAATRYAPDGVRSFGPLRASLGLDPAALEARVSVFAMIETARGLSAVDDICTVPGLTGVYVGPADLTISLGYGLVDTWTHPDVRNAMARVHKSASAAGLVAGIHASSGARGKAMAEAGFQMITLASESQALRRGAAAHFREAQ; encoded by the coding sequence ATGACGCCGAGCAGGCTGCAGGGAGCCTTGGCCGCAAAGCAGCAGGTATGGGGCGGATGGGTAGTCGGCCCGACGATCATTGGCCCTGAGGAATTCGCCGCCGCCGGATACGACTACGTCGGATTCGATGTGCAGCACGGCTATCTCGACGACGCTGACGTCGCCCTGCTGTTGCGCCGATTGGAGCATGTGCCGATCGCGACCGCGGTGCGACTGCCGTCGACCGACCCCGCCCCGATAGGCCGGGTACTCGACGCGGGCGCCGACGCTGTCATCATCGCGATGATCGAGTCGGCCGATCAGGCTGCCGCCGCCGTCGCCGCCACCCGCTATGCGCCCGACGGGGTGCGCAGCTTTGGGCCGTTGCGCGCCAGCCTCGGGCTCGACCCTGCGGCGCTCGAAGCGAGGGTGAGTGTGTTCGCGATGATCGAAACCGCGAGGGGCTTATCGGCGGTCGACGACATCTGCACCGTCCCGGGACTGACAGGCGTCTATGTCGGACCCGCGGACCTAACCATCTCACTCGGATACGGGCTGGTGGACACGTGGACACACCCCGACGTGCGCAATGCGATGGCCCGAGTACACAAGTCGGCGTCAGCGGCTGGCCTGGTGGCTGGAATTCATGCCAGCAGCGGGGCTCGCGGTAAAGCCATGGCGGAAGCGGGTTTTCAGATGATCACCCTTGCCTCGGAATCGCAGGCGCTGCGGCGGGGTGCGGCTGCGCACTTTCGGGAGGCGCAATGA
- a CDS encoding zinc-binding dehydrogenase, with amino-acid sequence MWAYRLVAPYTFERVDIPEKTPGSLGDRQVLLRFLAAGICGSDLPGFRGSKGRLPGDTGVSAAEMDGFPIHEVVGEVIASRHRSHGVGDRVVGWASGFDGLMEHVVADGEGLAPFDPALTPQHAVALQPLACVLYVLEQIPNIKGSHVAVIGQGSIGLLFSYAAKAFGARHVTGVDPIDRDGIGKEFGVDTIVRAPSDRWVSHLDANDRPDIVIEAVGHQVATLNHAIEAAAFGGTVFYFGVPDDDSYPISMRTMLRNNLTLKSGVTLDRRRVLCSASEFARKHPELLRAYVSHTFGVDEVQAAFELACRPTPVRIKIAIVA; translated from the coding sequence ATGTGGGCCTATCGGCTGGTTGCGCCGTACACCTTTGAGCGAGTGGACATTCCGGAGAAGACGCCGGGGAGTCTCGGCGACCGTCAGGTGCTGCTGCGTTTCCTGGCCGCCGGTATCTGCGGCAGCGACCTGCCTGGCTTTCGTGGCAGCAAGGGCAGGCTCCCCGGTGACACCGGGGTCAGCGCTGCGGAAATGGACGGCTTTCCGATACACGAGGTCGTCGGTGAGGTGATCGCCAGTCGCCATCGAAGCCACGGCGTCGGCGATCGGGTTGTCGGCTGGGCGTCCGGTTTCGACGGGCTGATGGAACACGTCGTGGCCGACGGGGAGGGTCTGGCCCCGTTCGATCCCGCACTGACGCCGCAGCACGCGGTGGCGCTGCAGCCGCTGGCATGCGTCCTCTACGTGCTCGAACAAATTCCCAACATCAAGGGAAGCCACGTCGCCGTCATCGGCCAGGGCTCGATCGGGCTGCTGTTCTCCTACGCGGCAAAGGCTTTCGGCGCACGGCACGTGACCGGTGTCGATCCGATCGACCGCGACGGCATTGGCAAGGAATTCGGCGTCGACACCATCGTCCGCGCTCCCAGCGACCGTTGGGTCAGCCACCTGGATGCCAACGACCGGCCCGACATCGTCATCGAAGCCGTCGGCCACCAGGTCGCGACGCTGAATCACGCGATCGAAGCGGCGGCTTTCGGTGGGACGGTGTTCTATTTCGGAGTTCCCGACGATGACAGCTACCCGATCAGCATGCGGACAATGCTGCGCAACAACCTGACTCTCAAATCGGGTGTGACGCTGGACCGCCGGCGCGTGCTGTGCTCTGCCAGCGAATTCGCCCGCAAGCATCCCGAATTGCTCCGCGCATACGTCAGCCATACGTTCGGTGTCGACGAGGTTCAGGCCGCATTCGAACTGGCCTGCCGCCCGACGCCGGTACGCATCAAGATTGCGATCGTCGCATGA